One window of Chloroflexus aggregans DSM 9485 genomic DNA carries:
- a CDS encoding DUF3095 domain-containing protein, translating into MTADFFTQLPLITRFREITDLNAYRPLPADWTIFVSDVRGSTRAVAEGRYKEVNMVGAATITAALNVADEIEIPFVFGGDGAVLAVPPPLAEPTKQALSAVSGLAREAFNLELRVGAVPVQTILDGGYQVFVARLALNMQVAQAVFSGGGIRYAEQLVKDAVTGADFNIAPTDPAAANLSGLECRWDTIQPAHGTALCVIVQTPPQPDPAITMAIYRDVIDEIEQIYGGDQAYHPLHYDLMQISTRPQALWAEARLRGGESRLSQLAYLMQVYALNLGVYGYRWLQQLRGENPWWDQYRKHVVTAADYRKYDDVLRMIIAGTDAQHEALITHLTARFAAGELIFGVHRSPEVMLTCLVFERMERQIHFVDGADGGFTLAAQDLKQRQQQYTFVNSRE; encoded by the coding sequence ATGACCGCCGATTTCTTTACCCAGCTTCCCTTGATTACTCGCTTTCGCGAGATTACCGATTTGAACGCCTACCGGCCATTACCCGCAGATTGGACGATTTTTGTTAGTGATGTCCGTGGGTCGACACGTGCCGTCGCCGAGGGTCGTTATAAAGAAGTTAATATGGTTGGTGCAGCGACGATTACCGCAGCGTTGAATGTAGCCGACGAGATAGAAATACCGTTTGTGTTCGGTGGTGATGGGGCGGTTCTGGCAGTGCCGCCACCATTGGCTGAACCGACGAAACAAGCCTTGAGTGCGGTAAGTGGGCTGGCCCGTGAGGCTTTCAACCTTGAGTTGCGGGTTGGCGCCGTACCGGTGCAGACGATTTTAGATGGCGGGTATCAGGTGTTTGTCGCACGTTTAGCACTCAATATGCAGGTGGCACAGGCGGTATTTAGCGGTGGCGGCATCCGCTACGCTGAACAATTGGTCAAAGATGCCGTCACGGGTGCAGACTTCAACATTGCACCGACTGATCCCGCTGCGGCCAATCTGAGCGGCCTCGAATGTCGGTGGGATACTATCCAACCTGCGCATGGTACGGCGCTCTGCGTGATCGTGCAGACACCACCACAACCTGATCCAGCGATAACGATGGCGATCTACCGTGACGTGATCGATGAGATTGAACAAATCTACGGTGGTGATCAAGCGTACCATCCCCTGCACTACGACTTGATGCAGATAAGCACGAGACCGCAGGCTCTTTGGGCAGAGGCGCGGTTGCGTGGCGGCGAGAGTCGCTTATCGCAATTGGCCTATTTGATGCAAGTCTACGCGCTCAATCTCGGTGTGTACGGGTATCGGTGGCTGCAACAGTTACGAGGTGAGAATCCGTGGTGGGATCAGTATCGCAAACATGTGGTCACCGCTGCCGATTATCGCAAGTACGATGATGTGTTGCGTATGATCATTGCCGGTACCGACGCACAACACGAAGCATTAATCACCCACCTGACAGCCCGTTTTGCTGCGGGTGAGTTGATCTTTGGGGTTCATCGCTCGCCTGAGGTTATGCTGACGTGTCTGGTGTTCGAGCGGATGGAGCGGCAAATTCATTTTGTCGATGGTGCTGATGGCGGTTTTACCCTTGCTGCTCAAGATTTGAAACAGCGTCAGCAGCAGTACACGTTCGTTAACAGCCGGGAATAA